In the genome of Halapricum salinum, one region contains:
- a CDS encoding MBL fold metallo-hydrolase, with the protein MTVRHEGLTVDWLGYATLRLAAEDVVVYIDPGRYGVLTGEWEPDSEDIRHPPSRDYRAQDGDVVVVTHIHHYDPDGIERVASEDATIVAYEGIDAQAPGRDLPTLEELPYEIRRVGTKDSLEVGDVTVWSIPAYNVEDGPNTRPDGTPYHPEGFGCGYVLNVDGTRVLYPGDTDVLPGHRTIDCSLFCPPIGQRFTMDRHEAAKLAATIDPRLVLPVHYNTFSTQEIDSKAFAADVASSGVPVVLDEQ; encoded by the coding sequence ATGACGGTCCGACACGAGGGTCTCACCGTCGACTGGCTCGGCTACGCCACCTTGCGACTCGCTGCCGAGGACGTCGTCGTCTACATCGATCCTGGCCGCTACGGCGTCCTCACCGGCGAGTGGGAACCCGACTCAGAAGACATTCGCCACCCACCGAGTCGCGACTACCGCGCCCAGGACGGCGACGTCGTCGTCGTCACGCACATCCACCACTACGACCCCGACGGCATCGAACGTGTCGCCAGCGAGGACGCGACGATCGTTGCCTACGAGGGTATCGACGCCCAGGCCCCGGGTCGAGACCTCCCGACGCTCGAAGAACTGCCCTACGAGATTCGCCGAGTCGGCACGAAAGATTCGCTCGAAGTGGGCGACGTGACAGTGTGGTCGATCCCCGCCTACAACGTCGAGGACGGGCCGAACACGCGTCCCGACGGCACGCCCTATCATCCGGAGGGCTTCGGCTGTGGCTACGTTCTGAACGTCGACGGGACGCGGGTGCTCTACCCCGGCGATACCGATGTCCTGCCCGGCCATCGAACGATCGACTGCTCGCTGTTCTGTCCGCCGATCGGCCAGCGCTTCACGATGGACCGCCACGAGGCTGCGAAACTCGCGGCGACGATCGATCCGCGGCTCGTCTTGCCTGTGCACTACAACACCTTCTCGACCCAGGAGATCGATTCGAAGGCCTTCGCGGCCGACGTGGCGTCGTCCGGAGTGCCCGTAGTGCTGGACGAGCAGTAG
- a CDS encoding histidine kinase, whose protein sequence is MVRADSFARFVDRVEDREKSLTVINRAEVDPIQRMVESMFDADSVEVTETSGDPAGPADVMLLHDEQQPAIATSPLQDVERSLLMVNSDLYVTGTRTLEDIDTPDVVANLDEVTFSVAGKRKFLLIHISRHVEAMAHETGGGVLHTGFQELSRITDERGTTEAYRQLVDRGVDVHVYGHGDWDDPFGQDVTIHARDDGEIPNTWFVVHDGDGDDDRKAALVAVETGDNEYEGFWTFEAAVVDDVLAYIDRTYVE, encoded by the coding sequence ATGGTTCGTGCGGACAGTTTCGCCAGGTTCGTCGACCGGGTCGAGGACCGTGAGAAGTCTCTCACGGTGATCAATCGCGCGGAGGTCGACCCGATCCAGCGGATGGTCGAGTCGATGTTCGACGCCGACTCGGTCGAGGTCACCGAGACGAGCGGCGATCCGGCCGGGCCGGCCGACGTGATGCTCCTTCACGACGAGCAGCAGCCGGCGATCGCGACCTCGCCGCTGCAGGACGTCGAACGGTCGCTGCTGATGGTCAACTCCGATCTGTACGTCACCGGCACCCGTACGCTGGAGGACATCGACACGCCCGACGTGGTCGCCAATCTCGACGAGGTCACCTTCTCGGTCGCCGGCAAGCGCAAGTTCCTGTTGATCCACATCTCCCGCCACGTCGAGGCGATGGCTCACGAGACCGGCGGTGGCGTCCTCCACACCGGCTTTCAGGAACTCTCCCGGATCACCGACGAGCGCGGCACGACCGAAGCCTACCGCCAGCTAGTCGATCGTGGCGTCGACGTCCACGTCTACGGCCACGGTGACTGGGACGATCCCTTCGGCCAGGACGTGACTATCCACGCTCGTGATGACGGCGAGATACCCAACACGTGGTTCGTCGTCCACGACGGTGACGGCGACGACGATCGCAAGGCCGCACTGGTCGCCGTCGAGACCGGGGACAACGAGTACGAGGGGTTCTGGACCTTCGAGGCGGCCGTCGTCGACGACGTGCTGGCATACATCGACCGGACGTACGTCGAGTGA
- a CDS encoding alpha/beta fold hydrolase: protein MPTAHNGDVALHYATAGDGEPIVCCGAAGLGAWQWSYLTTPLAREHEVVVWDYRGTGDSDAPGGEYTFEDLVGDLDAVCSDHGARSIHLLGAGLGGMVAVEYARRSGRVESLGLVGTPISGANVDRDALERLRAPRDDSDALRESLRAGLTPETIDAYPEEIDRIVGWRREDDASQVGWDGQVAAMLAGDLDDLYEVTTPALVFEGVADRIVDPGTGERLANELPRGEYRPVESGHLVHVEEPQVVADELLSWLDAQRE from the coding sequence ATGCCGACCGCACACAACGGCGACGTCGCGCTCCACTACGCGACCGCCGGCGATGGCGAGCCGATCGTCTGCTGTGGAGCCGCCGGCCTCGGAGCCTGGCAGTGGAGCTATCTCACGACGCCGCTGGCCCGCGAACACGAAGTCGTGGTGTGGGACTACCGCGGGACAGGCGACTCCGACGCGCCCGGCGGCGAGTACACCTTCGAGGACCTCGTGGGCGATCTGGACGCCGTCTGCAGCGACCACGGCGCCCGATCGATCCACCTCCTCGGCGCCGGACTGGGCGGGATGGTCGCCGTCGAGTACGCCCGCCGGTCGGGCCGGGTCGAGTCCCTCGGGCTGGTCGGGACGCCGATCTCGGGCGCAAACGTCGATCGCGACGCGCTCGAACGCTTGCGGGCACCCCGGGACGACTCCGACGCCCTCCGCGAGTCGCTCCGAGCCGGACTCACGCCCGAGACGATCGACGCCTATCCCGAGGAGATCGACCGGATCGTGGGCTGGCGACGCGAGGACGACGCCTCACAGGTGGGGTGGGACGGCCAGGTGGCGGCCATGCTTGCCGGCGACCTCGACGATCTGTACGAAGTGACGACGCCGGCGCTGGTCTTCGAGGGCGTCGCGGATCGGATCGTCGACCCCGGAACCGGCGAGCGACTCGCGAACGAACTCCCGCGCGGGGAGTACCGCCCGGTCGAGAGCGGCCATCTCGTCCACGTCGAGGAGCCACAGGTCGTCGCCGACGAACTGCTTTCGTGGCTCGACGCCCAGCGAGAGTGA
- a CDS encoding type 1 glutamine amidotransferase has product MSRPRIALLNAAHDGADNSRNFRRELDAEVVEFDVVSGELPDGFGFDAGVVTGSRASVYWDEPWIADLQSWVGEAIDRDLSFLGVCFGHQLLADVCGGTVEAMGEYEIGYRTVEHRGSRLFEGVDSEFTVFTTHSDSVVELPPGAELLAENDYGVHGFRKGEVYGVQFHPEYDTATAESVTRGKDLDPERKQRVLEGIDPATYRRACAAKRLFENFVTIVDERTVTAAPRAAADD; this is encoded by the coding sequence ATGAGTCGCCCGCGAATCGCGTTGCTCAACGCCGCCCACGACGGGGCCGACAACAGCCGGAACTTCCGGCGGGAACTCGACGCCGAGGTCGTCGAGTTCGACGTCGTTTCCGGTGAGCTTCCCGACGGCTTCGGCTTCGACGCCGGGGTCGTCACGGGCTCGCGAGCCTCCGTCTACTGGGACGAACCGTGGATCGCCGACCTGCAATCGTGGGTCGGCGAGGCGATCGACCGCGATCTATCCTTCCTGGGCGTGTGTTTCGGCCACCAGTTGCTTGCGGACGTCTGTGGCGGCACTGTCGAGGCGATGGGCGAGTACGAGATCGGCTACCGGACCGTCGAACACCGCGGCTCGCGGCTGTTCGAGGGGGTCGATTCGGAGTTTACGGTCTTTACGACCCATTCGGACAGTGTGGTCGAACTCCCGCCTGGCGCGGAACTGCTGGCCGAAAACGACTACGGCGTCCACGGCTTTCGCAAGGGCGAGGTGTACGGGGTCCAGTTCCACCCCGAGTACGACACCGCCACTGCCGAATCAGTGACCCGTGGCAAGGACCTCGATCCCGAGCGCAAACAGCGCGTGCTCGAGGGAATCGATCCCGCGACCTACCGACGGGCCTGTGCGGCCAAGCGGTTGTTCGAGAACTTCGTCACGATCGTCGACGAGCGGACGGTGACCGCTGCGCCTCGTGCTGCGGCCGACGATTGA
- a CDS encoding HPP family protein, whose product MNERLSASLSVGATSGALLVVPGAFVYLTGLPFLFPSLGPSAFVLAMSPDSATAAPRRVLGGHAIGVLAGMATYHLLADGAVATRVGGSTAALALVASGSLALVLTAVGMVATDTRHPPACATTLIVSLGLLTTPIEGVVIVLAVASLLVAHRLTQPLRPLGTRVQPGE is encoded by the coding sequence ATGAACGAGCGACTGTCCGCGTCGTTGTCGGTCGGAGCGACCAGTGGTGCACTCCTGGTCGTCCCCGGTGCGTTCGTCTATCTGACGGGGTTGCCGTTTCTGTTCCCGAGTCTCGGCCCGTCGGCGTTCGTCCTCGCGATGTCTCCCGACTCGGCGACGGCGGCGCCACGGCGCGTCCTCGGCGGGCACGCGATCGGCGTGCTGGCCGGGATGGCGACCTACCACCTGCTGGCCGACGGGGCCGTCGCGACGAGGGTCGGCGGGTCGACGGCCGCGCTCGCGCTGGTCGCCAGCGGTTCGCTCGCACTCGTGCTGACCGCTGTCGGGATGGTCGCGACCGACACCCGACATCCGCCCGCCTGTGCGACGACGTTGATCGTCTCGCTCGGCCTGCTCACCACCCCGATCGAGGGTGTGGTCATCGTCCTCGCCGTCGCGTCGTTGCTGGTGGCACACAGGCTCACCCAGCCACTTCGGCCGCTCGGCACGCGAGTCCAGCCGGGAGAATAG
- a CDS encoding acyl-CoA dehydrogenase family protein codes for MLDYLDLQADLSGEDQMIRHTAREFVAEHVTPDIGALFEDGRFPETLVTRMGELDFYGPNLDWGDLPNVSETAYGLLLQELEAGDSGVRSMASVQGALVMYPIHEYGSEAQRERWLPDLASGEAVGCFGLTEPEHGSDPASMETTATPDGDGFRLSGTKTWITNSPIADVALVWGRIDDDADRDDAGEIRGFLVETDLDGVETPAIDGKLSMRVSETGQIHLQDVFVPAEAMLPDVQGMKGPLSCLTQARYGIAWGAVGVMRDCFETAREYATDREQFDRPIAATQLQQEKLAEMATKITTSQTLVFRLAELKERGDLRPQQVSMAKRQNVRAAREVARTAREMLGGNGITTDYSPMRHLANVETVYTYEGTHDIHSLILGEDLTGFSAF; via the coding sequence ATGCTCGACTACCTCGACCTGCAGGCCGATCTCTCGGGCGAAGATCAGATGATCCGCCACACCGCCCGGGAGTTCGTCGCCGAGCACGTCACCCCCGATATCGGGGCGCTCTTCGAGGACGGTCGATTCCCCGAGACGCTCGTCACACGGATGGGCGAGTTAGACTTCTACGGCCCGAACCTGGACTGGGGCGACCTCCCGAACGTCTCCGAGACCGCGTATGGACTCCTGTTACAGGAACTCGAAGCCGGTGACTCGGGCGTGCGCTCGATGGCCAGCGTCCAGGGCGCGCTCGTGATGTATCCCATCCACGAGTACGGCAGCGAGGCCCAGCGCGAACGCTGGCTCCCGGATCTCGCGTCGGGAGAGGCCGTCGGCTGTTTCGGCCTGACCGAACCCGAGCACGGCTCTGATCCGGCCAGCATGGAGACCACGGCGACGCCGGACGGTGACGGCTTCCGGCTATCGGGAACCAAGACCTGGATCACCAATTCGCCGATCGCGGACGTGGCGCTCGTTTGGGGGCGGATCGACGACGACGCAGATCGAGACGACGCCGGCGAGATCCGCGGCTTCCTCGTCGAGACCGATCTCGATGGTGTGGAGACGCCCGCGATCGATGGCAAGCTCTCGATGCGCGTCTCCGAGACCGGTCAGATTCACCTCCAGGACGTGTTCGTTCCCGCTGAGGCGATGCTGCCGGACGTGCAGGGGATGAAGGGGCCGCTATCCTGCCTGACGCAGGCCCGCTACGGCATCGCCTGGGGCGCAGTCGGGGTCATGCGCGACTGCTTCGAGACCGCTCGCGAGTACGCGACCGACCGCGAGCAGTTCGACCGCCCGATCGCCGCGACGCAACTCCAGCAGGAGAAGCTGGCGGAGATGGCGACCAAGATCACGACGAGCCAGACGCTCGTGTTCCGTCTCGCGGAATTGAAAGAACGGGGCGACCTCCGGCCACAGCAGGTGTCGATGGCCAAACGCCAGAACGTCCGGGCCGCACGCGAGGTCGCCCGGACGGCCCGCGAGATGCTCGGCGGCAACGGCATCACGACCGACTACTCGCCGATGCGCCACCTCGCGAACGTCGAAACAGTGTACACCTACGAAGGGACTCACGACATCCACTCGCTGATCCTCGGCGAGGATCTCACCGGGTTCTCGGCGTTCTGA
- a CDS encoding glycoside hydrolase family 13 protein, with translation MATEPDSGTRPTDLVPEEERAWWKEGFVYQIYPRSFNDSNGDGIGDIRGIIQKLDYLDDLGVDVVWLNPVYDSPQVDGGYDIRDYRAIHDEYGCMDDWEELLEGMHDRDMRLIMDLVVNHTSDEHEWFAKSKRGEDGYDDYYWWRSTGGGLPNNWTSSFGGPAWTYDVDRGQYYLHLFHSKQPDLNWENPEVRGDVYDMVDWWLSKGIDGFRMDVINLISKNPELPDGHPGGWTGMEHHTNGPRVHDYLDELHDETYGNYDAMTVGECIDADPERAKRFCHPDNGGMSMVFHYEHMMLDFRSDGGWWEVGDWSVGDLRDVISRWQRELEDSEAWNTIFLGTHDWPRIVSRWGDAQHYRRESAKLLATFLFTLQGTPYLLQGDEIGMTNFPFERIDQIRDAETRGRIRFILDDARSRSLTELERVALEDEGFQRVKDIVRYRCRDNARTPVQWSDDAQAGFTDGEPWLAVNPNHTEINVEAAREDPDSVWHHYRDLIDLRSDSDLLVYGEYGLLVPHHDRVWAYERTLGEQRAVVVLNWSSESATVGGLDLGPEPSLVLDTHDRTNGDGHAEPLELDPWEARVYRTQ, from the coding sequence ATGGCGACCGAGCCCGATTCGGGCACGCGACCGACCGACCTCGTCCCCGAGGAGGAACGCGCCTGGTGGAAAGAAGGATTCGTCTACCAGATCTACCCCCGGAGTTTCAACGATTCGAACGGCGACGGGATCGGCGACATCCGCGGTATCATCCAGAAACTGGACTACCTTGACGACCTCGGTGTCGACGTCGTCTGGCTCAACCCTGTCTACGACTCCCCGCAGGTCGACGGCGGCTACGACATCCGTGACTACCGGGCCATCCACGACGAATACGGCTGCATGGACGACTGGGAAGAACTGCTGGAGGGGATGCACGACCGCGACATGCGCCTCATCATGGACCTCGTCGTGAACCACACCTCCGACGAACACGAGTGGTTCGCCAAGTCGAAGCGCGGCGAAGACGGTTACGACGACTACTACTGGTGGCGCTCCACGGGCGGGGGCCTCCCGAACAACTGGACCTCCAGTTTCGGCGGGCCGGCCTGGACCTACGACGTCGACCGCGGGCAGTACTACCTGCACCTCTTTCACTCGAAACAGCCCGACCTCAACTGGGAGAATCCGGAGGTCAGAGGAGACGTCTACGACATGGTCGACTGGTGGCTCTCGAAGGGTATCGACGGCTTCCGGATGGACGTGATCAACCTCATCTCGAAGAATCCCGAGTTGCCCGACGGCCACCCCGGCGGCTGGACGGGCATGGAACACCATACCAACGGGCCGCGAGTCCACGACTACCTCGACGAACTCCACGACGAGACCTACGGCAACTACGACGCCATGACCGTCGGGGAGTGTATCGACGCCGACCCAGAACGAGCAAAGCGATTCTGCCACCCCGACAACGGCGGGATGAGCATGGTCTTTCACTACGAGCACATGATGCTCGACTTCCGCTCGGACGGCGGCTGGTGGGAGGTCGGCGACTGGTCGGTCGGGGACTTGCGGGACGTCATCTCGCGCTGGCAGCGCGAACTCGAAGATAGCGAGGCCTGGAACACGATCTTCCTCGGGACCCACGACTGGCCTCGGATCGTCTCTCGCTGGGGCGACGCCCAGCACTATCGCCGCGAATCCGCGAAACTGCTCGCGACCTTTCTGTTCACGTTGCAGGGGACCCCCTACCTCCTGCAGGGCGACGAGATCGGGATGACGAACTTTCCCTTCGAGCGGATCGACCAGATCCGCGACGCCGAGACACGAGGGCGAATCCGGTTCATCCTCGACGACGCTCGCTCGCGGTCGCTGACCGAACTCGAACGGGTCGCCCTGGAAGATGAGGGGTTCCAGCGCGTGAAAGACATCGTCCGCTACCGCTGTCGGGACAACGCTCGGACACCCGTGCAGTGGAGCGACGACGCGCAGGCGGGCTTCACCGACGGTGAGCCGTGGCTCGCGGTCAACCCCAACCACACCGAGATCAACGTCGAAGCCGCCCGAGAGGATCCCGACTCCGTGTGGCATCACTACCGCGACCTGATCGACCTCCGGAGCGACTCGGACCTGCTGGTCTACGGCGAGTACGGCCTGCTGGTCCCTCACCACGACAGAGTGTGGGCCTACGAGCGTACCCTCGGCGAGCAGCGTGCCGTCGTGGTGCTCAACTGGTCGAGCGAGTCGGCGACGGTCGGCGGGCTGGATCTCGGACCCGAGCCCTCACTTGTCCTCGACACCCACGACAGGACCAACGGCGACGGCCACGCGGAGCCACTGGAGCTCGATCCCTGGGAAGCCCGAGTCTACCGGACCCAGTAG
- a CDS encoding creatininase family protein, whose protein sequence is MHLAEATWTDADDLETDLALLPTGSTEQHGPHAPMGTDALSAETIASEAAARFDGEVVVAPTVAVGVSEEHRHFTGSLWVSEDTFRSYIRDTVASLASHGWERVVVVNGHGGNTDALREVCGAITRQDDAYAVPWTWFDALDFEEYGVDLGHGGPAETAFVQAVRSDLVREERFDEAATGAGDAFGEFEQGSNLAYDFAEFSETGNIGDPSDGDAQLGEQLLADATESLVALLETVSERDLTRPAHR, encoded by the coding sequence ATGCACCTCGCGGAGGCCACCTGGACCGACGCCGACGACCTGGAGACCGACCTCGCGCTCCTTCCAACTGGGAGCACCGAACAGCACGGCCCTCACGCCCCGATGGGGACCGACGCACTCAGTGCCGAGACGATCGCGAGCGAGGCCGCCGCCCGATTCGACGGCGAGGTCGTCGTCGCGCCGACCGTTGCCGTGGGCGTCTCCGAGGAACACCGCCACTTCACGGGCTCGCTGTGGGTCAGCGAGGACACCTTTCGATCCTACATCCGCGACACCGTCGCCAGCCTCGCCAGTCACGGCTGGGAGCGCGTGGTCGTCGTCAACGGCCACGGCGGCAACACCGACGCGCTCCGGGAGGTCTGCGGGGCGATCACCCGGCAGGACGACGCCTACGCCGTTCCCTGGACGTGGTTCGACGCGCTCGACTTCGAGGAGTATGGAGTCGACCTCGGCCACGGTGGCCCGGCCGAGACGGCGTTCGTCCAGGCTGTGCGGTCCGACCTCGTGCGAGAAGAGCGGTTCGACGAGGCCGCCACGGGCGCGGGCGACGCCTTCGGGGAGTTCGAGCAGGGGTCGAATCTGGCCTACGACTTCGCGGAGTTTTCCGAGACCGGCAACATCGGCGATCCGTCCGATGGCGACGCACAGCTGGGCGAGCAGTTGCTCGCGGACGCGACCGAGTCGCTGGTCGCGCTGCTGGAAACCGTCAGCGAGCGCGATCTGACGCGGCCGGCCCACCGCTGA
- a CDS encoding DUF5790 family protein, with protein sequence MSQATLDDDELFDEAASDMRADVEDSLDEARDALPDADSVWETDADNTLGVLNGLKNALDVGDAEGALRDAKKWYTMGKRADAFEDADDLEDAIAEVEDLIEDIEDAHEAVGDLTGTIPAIKSALEDAADDDED encoded by the coding sequence ATGAGCCAGGCGACGCTCGACGACGACGAACTGTTCGACGAGGCCGCGAGCGACATGCGAGCCGACGTCGAGGACAGCCTCGACGAAGCGCGTGACGCGCTCCCGGACGCCGATTCGGTCTGGGAGACCGACGCCGACAACACGCTGGGCGTGCTCAACGGCCTGAAGAACGCCCTGGACGTCGGTGACGCAGAAGGCGCCCTGCGCGACGCCAAGAAGTGGTACACCATGGGCAAGCGTGCCGACGCTTTCGAGGACGCCGACGACCTCGAGGACGCAATCGCCGAGGTCGAAGACCTGATCGAAGACATCGAGGACGCTCACGAGGCCGTCGGCGACCTCACGGGGACGATCCCGGCGATCAAGAGCGCCCTCGAAGACGCCGCGGACGACGACGAGGACTGA
- a CDS encoding DUF7544 domain-containing protein: protein MAWYAIERIDDAVSLTRSLLFPFEFGLWARLAVVVFFLGLGSGGGNVGTSVSNGPSTAASVPGTGTSVDVPSIPGEIIALLAGIAVVLFLVWLVFAWIGSTMEFVFVEALGEQSLSIRRGFGRHRGRGLRLLSFRLALLFVVLAVFVGLALALFWEPITTLLDGGDPTITGSQIAVGIGLLVLAGIVFGIPLVLIHGFTTEFVVPVMLARECGVLAGWSHLWPTIKAEWKQYAVYVILAFGLRIATSIAGGIAIAIVAVVLAIPFVIVGLLFGLGAILNGTLTAPVVAGIVVLALVFFLAVALVSALVYVPIQSFHRYFALLFVGDVESDFDVLGEIRPPIEDEFDSTPSG from the coding sequence ATGGCGTGGTATGCAATCGAGCGGATCGACGACGCCGTCTCGCTGACGCGATCGCTGCTGTTTCCCTTCGAGTTCGGGCTGTGGGCACGGCTGGCCGTCGTCGTGTTCTTCCTCGGCCTGGGTTCGGGCGGCGGCAACGTCGGCACGTCGGTCTCGAACGGTCCCTCGACGGCTGCGTCGGTCCCCGGCACCGGCACCTCCGTCGACGTGCCGTCGATCCCCGGCGAAATCATCGCCCTCCTGGCCGGTATCGCCGTGGTACTGTTTCTGGTGTGGCTCGTCTTCGCCTGGATCGGTTCGACCATGGAGTTCGTGTTCGTCGAAGCGCTGGGCGAGCAGTCGCTCTCGATCCGCCGCGGTTTCGGCCGGCACAGGGGCCGCGGACTCCGGTTGCTGTCGTTCCGACTCGCGCTGTTGTTCGTCGTGCTCGCCGTCTTCGTCGGGCTCGCACTGGCGTTGTTCTGGGAGCCGATCACGACCCTTCTTGATGGGGGCGATCCGACGATCACCGGCTCACAGATCGCGGTCGGGATCGGCCTGCTCGTACTCGCGGGGATCGTCTTCGGCATCCCGCTGGTGTTGATCCACGGCTTCACCACCGAGTTCGTCGTGCCGGTCATGCTGGCCCGGGAGTGTGGCGTCCTCGCGGGCTGGAGCCACCTCTGGCCGACGATCAAAGCCGAGTGGAAGCAGTACGCCGTCTACGTGATTCTCGCCTTTGGCCTGCGGATCGCCACGTCGATCGCCGGGGGCATCGCCATCGCCATCGTCGCGGTCGTGCTGGCTATCCCGTTCGTCATCGTCGGCCTTCTGTTCGGGCTGGGTGCGATCCTCAACGGAACGCTCACCGCTCCCGTCGTCGCCGGGATCGTCGTGCTCGCACTGGTGTTCTTCCTCGCCGTCGCGCTGGTCAGCGCGCTCGTGTACGTCCCGATCCAGTCGTTCCACCGCTACTTCGCGCTGCTGTTCGTCGGCGACGTCGAGTCCGACTTCGACGTGCTGGGCGAGATCCGACCCCCGATCGAGGACGAATTCGACAGCACCCCATCGGGTTGA
- a CDS encoding dihydroneopterin aldolase family protein, whose product MPTDAEQACFEAGIKFGSLYHQFAGTPISLDSADSLATAMEEAIENQPYCEAVTVEIRREELEAALSEGPADYTEFTGRFAEVEIVVDYEDSEVVARMEMDDGYPLMALDRVE is encoded by the coding sequence ATGCCCACCGACGCCGAGCAGGCCTGTTTCGAGGCCGGGATCAAGTTCGGATCGCTCTACCACCAGTTCGCCGGCACGCCGATCAGTCTCGACAGTGCGGACTCGCTGGCGACCGCGATGGAAGAAGCCATCGAGAACCAGCCCTACTGCGAGGCCGTCACGGTCGAGATCCGGCGCGAGGAACTCGAAGCCGCCCTCTCGGAGGGACCGGCAGACTACACCGAGTTCACGGGCCGGTTCGCCGAGGTGGAGATCGTCGTCGACTACGAGGACAGCGAGGTCGTCGCACGGATGGAGATGGACGATGGGTATCCGCTGATGGCGCTCGACCGGGTCGAGTAG
- a CDS encoding rhodanese-like domain-containing protein yields MSKLRPDELDDRLASGEDPFVLDIRPESNYRAGAIEGSSNVPVYDDLRSGDESTLRARLDEIPGDRDVVVVCKMGIVAKRATRLLDGEGYDAATLRGGMSGWRGYQNGSLSYKLRSLLWKLR; encoded by the coding sequence ATGAGCAAACTCCGTCCGGACGAACTCGACGACCGTCTCGCTTCGGGAGAGGACCCGTTCGTGCTGGACATCCGCCCCGAATCGAACTATCGGGCCGGTGCGATCGAGGGGAGCAGCAACGTCCCCGTCTACGACGACCTGCGGAGCGGCGACGAGTCCACGTTGCGAGCGCGGTTGGACGAGATCCCGGGCGACCGAGACGTGGTCGTCGTCTGCAAGATGGGAATCGTCGCGAAGCGAGCCACGCGGCTGCTCGACGGTGAGGGCTACGACGCGGCCACGCTTCGCGGGGGGATGAGCGGCTGGCGCGGCTACCAGAACGGATCACTGAGCTACAAACTCAGATCGCTGCTCTGGAAGCTCCGGTAG
- the engB gene encoding GTP-binding protein EngB yields the protein MFETRPDRDAEVVLLGRSNVGKSTLMRELTGHTFNTGQRPGVTRSPNHYDWTSEDFVLTDLPGFGFMKGVPEDVREDIKTDVVRYVESNAEKILVGILVVDGKSVIDIIDRHSGEDEIPHDVEMFHFLQDVGVSPVVAVNKMDKVDDEDDRLNDLAERLGMYPPWKQWQDTIAPISAKRGNIAALNEAVREHLHEANRDDLFKFF from the coding sequence ATGTTCGAGACGCGGCCGGACCGCGACGCCGAAGTCGTCCTCCTCGGGCGGTCGAACGTCGGCAAGTCCACCCTGATGCGCGAACTCACTGGCCACACCTTTAATACGGGTCAGCGCCCCGGCGTGACCCGGTCGCCCAACCACTACGACTGGACCAGCGAGGACTTCGTCCTGACCGACCTGCCGGGCTTTGGCTTCATGAAAGGCGTCCCCGAGGACGTCCGCGAAGATATCAAGACCGACGTGGTACGCTACGTCGAATCGAACGCCGAGAAGATTCTGGTGGGGATTCTCGTCGTCGACGGAAAAAGTGTGATCGACATCATCGACCGCCACTCGGGCGAGGACGAGATCCCCCACGACGTCGAGATGTTCCACTTCTTGCAGGACGTCGGCGTTTCTCCTGTGGTCGCCGTCAACAAGATGGACAAGGTCGACGACGAGGACGACCGGCTGAACGACCTCGCCGAGCGACTCGGCATGTATCCCCCCTGGAAGCAGTGGCAAGACACCATCGCACCCATCTCGGCCAAGCGCGGCAACATCGCGGCCCTGAACGAGGCCGTTCGTGAACACTTGCACGAAGCGAATCGGGACGATCTGTTCAAGTTCTTCTGA